Genomic segment of Agrobacterium larrymoorei:
CAAGGAAGGTGCGCCACCCGAAGCAAGCGTGGTGACCGACGAACGCACCCGACTGAATTCCGAAAAATCGCAGATCAATGCCGTTCTGGGCGATGCCGAAGCCGTTGCCGGGCGCGCCAACCAGCTTTCCAACACCATCACCTCCATTCGCCGCACTCTGTTTGCCGCGACCCTGTTCAAGCGCACGGAAATCTCGCTTCCTGTTCTGGCCGAAGCGGGCAAGGAATTCGTCGGTGAAATCTCCGCGCTCAGCAGTTCGCTGACAGGCTGGGCGCTGTTCGTCTGGAATTACAAGCGCCTGTCGATGTTCGGTGCGGTTTCGCTCTCGGTTCTGGCCGCATTGCTGTTCCTTGTGGGTGGTTATCGCGTGCTGGGGCACAGAATGGAGCGCCGGGCCTTTTCCGGCGAGCCTTCTTACCTGCGCAGGCTGTCCGTCGCGTTCTGGTCAACGACCGTGCAGTCCATGTCCGTCTTCCTGTTCATGACGGCTTCGGCGTTTTTCCTCGATAATTTCGGGGTGCTGCGTGCGGATATAGCGCCGATCTTTTTCGTGGCCATGTCCGTCATCGCCTTCGTCTATTTCGTATCGCGACTGACCTACGCCATATTTGCACCGACGCAGCCGGAATGGCGGTTGCTGCATGTTTCCAACCGTGGCGCTCACACCATTTCCTCGGCCATGCTCGTCATGGCGATCGTAAATGCGCTCGATTACCTCTTCAGCACCATAAGCGAGACGCTCAATTCCCCGCTGATACTGACGGTGGCAAAGAGCTTCGTGGCATCGATCACCATCGGCGTGATTCTGTTCGCGTTGTCGTTCCTGAAGCCGGTCATAGGCGAGGGAGAGGATGTGGATAATGGCCACAAGCGCATGCCGCGCTGGCTGTCCATTCTGCTGCGCGTTGGCGGACTGCTTCTGATCGGCGCCTGTTTGACGGGATATGTGGGCTTTGCCCGTTTCCTCGCAACACAGATCGTCGCGACGGGTGCTGTGGTTGCCACCATCTACATTGGCATCCTTTCCGGCAAGGCCATTTCCAAGCAGGGCGTGTTTGCAGAAACGCTGGTGGGCCGCTATCTCGGTCGCCGCTTCGGCCTGGGGCCGGTGCCGCTGGATCAGGCCGGTCTTGCTGCGGGGCTCGGAATTTACGGTATCGCGCTTGCCTTCGGCGTGCCGCTCATTCTCTTCTCCTGGGGCTTCCAGCCGGGCGATATCGAAAGCTGGGCTTACCGGCTGCTGACCGGCTTTACCGTTGGCAACACGTCCATTTCGCTGATCAGCATCTTTAGCGGCATCATGGTTTTCGTGGTCGGCTATGCCGTCACGCGCTGGTTCCAGAGGTGGCTTGACCGCAACGTCATGGCGCGCGGCCAGGTAGATGCAGGGGTGCGAAACTCGGTCGGAACCGGCATCGGCTATCTCGGCATCGTCGTTGCTGCCATTTTCGGTATCTCGTCGGCGGGGCTTGATCTGTCCAGCCTTGCCCTCGTGGCATCCGCGCTTTCGGTCGGTATCGGTTTCGGTCTTCAGAACATCGTTTCCAACTTCGTCTCGGGCCTCATCCTTCTGGTGGAGCGTCCGTTCAAGGTTGGTGACTGGGTGGTGACAGGCGCCGTGGAAGGCACGGTAAAGCGGCTTTCGGTCCGCGCGACGGAGATTGAGACCTTCCGTGGGCAGTCGATCATCGTTCCCAACTCGGAGTTCATCAACTCCTCCGTGGGTAACTGGACGCACAGAAACCGCATTCAGCGTGCCGAAATTCCGGTGTCGGTCGCTTACGATACGGATCCGCAGAAGGTGATGGATATTCTGTTGGAGCTTGTGAAGAAGCAGACGCCTGTTCTGCGCAACCCGGAACCCCATGTGGAATTCCTGCGCTTCGGTGATTTCTCGCTCGATTTCGAACTGCGCTTCCATCTGGCCGATCTCTCCCACGGTCTAACGGTGAAGAACGGCCTTCGCATGGAAATTCTCAAGCGCTTTCGCGAGGAGGGGATCAGCATTCCCATGCCGCAGCGCAATCTGAATATTCATGTGGAAGGGGAGACCAATCCGCAGGTTCTGGCTGCCCTGTTGGCAGAGGAGGGCGAAAAGGCGGTGGTGTCGCATACCGGCGCTGCAAGCGCTGCCAAGCAGGAGGTTGCAAAGCCTGACAAGGAGGAAGAGCAGCCTGCCGAGGAGCAAAAAGAGGAGCCGAAGGCTTCCGTTGCCAAGCGCCGGGTTTGATCGTCTCGGCAGCTTGAAAATCGTCAAAAGGCTCGCCGTCGCGGCGAGCCTTTTGCATGTCGTAATCAGGCGTTTGAGCGGCGATGCGACATTGCATAGTCTGGCCCATACTGGTTTGCGAAAAGCCGCGTCGACGCGGATAAAACGCCTCAAGGGGAACTATGATTATGAAGACACATGCGCGGGCGGTGGTGATCGGTGGCGGCGTTGTCGGCGTTTCGACGCTCTATCATCTGGCCAAGAAAGGCTGGAGCGATTCCGTTCTGATCGAGCGCAAGGAGCTGACCTCCGGTTCCACATGGCATGCGGCGGGCCTTCTGCCGCTGTTCAACATGAGCTACTCCGTTGGCCAGATCCACAAATATTCGGTCAAGTTCTACGAGGAACTGCAGCAGGAAACCGGCATGAATGTCGGCTTTGCCAAGGTTTCCAACATTCGTCTCGCCCGCACCAAGGATCGCTGGGACGAATATATGTATTATGCCGGCATCGCCGAAACTATCGGCGTGAATTACAAGCTGCTGACGCCAGAGCAGGTGAAGGAAGTCTGGCCGCTTTGCGAGACGGACGGCCTGCTGGGGGCAATTCAGCATCCGGACGATGGCTATATCCAGCCCGCCGATTTGACGCAGGCGCTTGCCAAGGGCGCGCGCGACAAGGGCGCAACGATCTACAGAAACACCACGGTCACCGCCATCGAGCAGCTTGAGGACGGTCACTGGAAGGTGACGACGGACAAGGGCGAGATCATCGCCGAGCATGTCATCTCTTGTACCGGCAATTTTGCGCGCAAAACCGGGGAAATGGTCGGTATCAACATTCCCGTCATCCCGGTCGAGCATCAATATATCGTCACCGAACCGCATCCGGATATTCTGGAGCGCCGCAGGCAGGGACTGCCGGAAATGGGCGTTCTGCGTGAATCGGACAGTGCCTGGTACATGCGCGAAGAGGCTGGCGGCCTTATCCTCGGGCCTTATGAAGTCGGCGCGCCGGTCTGTTATGTCGATGGTCCTTCCGACCAAAGCGAGTACGAGCTTTTCCAGGAAGAGCTGGACCGCCTCATGCCGCATATCGAAGCGGCCATCACTCGCGT
This window contains:
- a CDS encoding mechanosensitive ion channel family protein, with protein sequence MTFSIRQNRWLPSLLLLPVLWILLSSFALAQVTDQGATSASLPLVEQAKADLEKTKSALAEINQQVDDAKGDDARLVDLKGRADDLAGTASSTVSSLRGRLDEINGRITSLGDPPKEGAPPEASVVTDERTRLNSEKSQINAVLGDAEAVAGRANQLSNTITSIRRTLFAATLFKRTEISLPVLAEAGKEFVGEISALSSSLTGWALFVWNYKRLSMFGAVSLSVLAALLFLVGGYRVLGHRMERRAFSGEPSYLRRLSVAFWSTTVQSMSVFLFMTASAFFLDNFGVLRADIAPIFFVAMSVIAFVYFVSRLTYAIFAPTQPEWRLLHVSNRGAHTISSAMLVMAIVNALDYLFSTISETLNSPLILTVAKSFVASITIGVILFALSFLKPVIGEGEDVDNGHKRMPRWLSILLRVGGLLLIGACLTGYVGFARFLATQIVATGAVVATIYIGILSGKAISKQGVFAETLVGRYLGRRFGLGPVPLDQAGLAAGLGIYGIALAFGVPLILFSWGFQPGDIESWAYRLLTGFTVGNTSISLISIFSGIMVFVVGYAVTRWFQRWLDRNVMARGQVDAGVRNSVGTGIGYLGIVVAAIFGISSAGLDLSSLALVASALSVGIGFGLQNIVSNFVSGLILLVERPFKVGDWVVTGAVEGTVKRLSVRATEIETFRGQSIIVPNSEFINSSVGNWTHRNRIQRAEIPVSVAYDTDPQKVMDILLELVKKQTPVLRNPEPHVEFLRFGDFSLDFELRFHLADLSHGLTVKNGLRMEILKRFREEGISIPMPQRNLNIHVEGETNPQVLAALLAEEGEKAVVSHTGAASAAKQEVAKPDKEEEQPAEEQKEEPKASVAKRRV